A region from the Paenibacillus humicola genome encodes:
- the coxB gene encoding cytochrome c oxidase subunit II: MMNRWRVLKRLLPLLAGMVLLLSACGRADLSVLRPQGPVAEEQFKLMKLAIIIMVIVVVVVFAIAFYVIVRFRRRPGDKTIPKQVEGNHKLEIMWTVIPIILLIILGVPTIQSVFGLAKDYSKDPNAIQVKVTGHQYWWQFDYTKLGIHTAQELVIPNDAVISVETETADVLHSFWIPSLAGKTDANPGGSVNRMYFKAPNTGVYLGKCAELCGPSHALMDFKVKVVDRASFDRWVAAMKTPTPMPSDPAVADVLTQQCLTCHAIDGTQGGAFPNLAGIGGKQAVAGILLNTDSPKYQNEGTVEDNLKRWIRDPQAVKPGAKMPKVDLTEQQIDGLAKYLASLKLNY, encoded by the coding sequence ATGATGAATCGGTGGCGCGTTCTAAAACGGCTTCTTCCTCTTCTGGCCGGAATGGTGTTGCTGCTGTCGGCTTGCGGACGAGCCGACTTGTCGGTGCTCAGGCCGCAGGGGCCGGTTGCCGAAGAACAATTTAAACTAATGAAACTGGCGATAATTATTATGGTTATTGTCGTCGTCGTCGTGTTTGCAATCGCTTTTTATGTTATCGTCCGTTTTCGCCGCCGTCCCGGCGACAAGACGATACCGAAACAAGTGGAAGGCAATCACAAACTGGAAATTATGTGGACCGTCATCCCGATCATTCTGCTGATCATCCTCGGCGTGCCCACGATTCAGTCCGTTTTCGGACTCGCGAAAGACTACTCGAAAGATCCGAACGCTATTCAGGTCAAAGTTACAGGTCATCAATATTGGTGGCAGTTTGACTATACAAAGCTGGGCATACATACTGCCCAGGAGCTTGTCATTCCGAATGACGCCGTGATCTCGGTCGAAACGGAAACGGCCGACGTGCTTCATTCCTTCTGGATTCCTTCGCTGGCCGGCAAAACGGACGCCAACCCGGGCGGCTCGGTGAACAGGATGTATTTCAAAGCTCCGAATACGGGTGTTTACCTCGGCAAATGCGCCGAGCTTTGCGGACCTTCTCACGCATTGATGGATTTTAAAGTGAAAGTCGTCGACCGCGCTTCCTTCGATCGCTGGGTCGCTGCCATGAAGACGCCTACACCGATGCCTTCGGATCCGGCTGTTGCCGATGTGCTGACGCAGCAGTGCCTGACTTGCCATGCCATTGACGGAACGCAGGGAGGCGCTTTCCCGAACCTGGCCGGAATCGGCGGCAAACAGGCGGTTGCAGGCATTCTGCTCAATACGGATTCTCCGAAATACCAGAACGAGGGCACCGTTGAAGACAATCTGAAAAGATGGATTCGCGATCCGCAAGCCGTCAAGCCCGGCGCAAAAATGCCGAAAGTGGACTTGACCGAACAGCAGATCGACGGCCTTGCCAAATATTTGGCGAGCTTAAAGCTTAATTATTAA